In one Pseudomonadales bacterium genomic region, the following are encoded:
- a CDS encoding thermostable hemolysin produces the protein MSDNALARYVQEPGVLPQADATLAAAGGLTVILAAAPATRAEALGYIQEQFRLHFGASIVDDVPILMLCRAASGAVVAAWGLRRLDDGLFSACYLDRELLDSLSPVSDSPPGVDEVVELSHLSVRHPKVLLALIPLLAQVLAEMKFRYLVCTATGCLTRFFQRRGFSPLVLAAADRQKLAPDDRDRWGTYYDHNPMVLAGRIDNALDSRPSR, from the coding sequence ATGTCAGACAATGCTCTGGCCCGGTATGTCCAGGAACCTGGCGTTCTGCCGCAGGCAGATGCAACTCTGGCGGCTGCCGGCGGGTTGACGGTGATCCTTGCGGCTGCGCCCGCCACCCGTGCGGAAGCCCTGGGATATATCCAGGAGCAGTTCCGGCTGCATTTCGGTGCCAGTATCGTGGATGACGTGCCGATTCTGATGCTCTGCAGAGCGGCTTCGGGTGCGGTGGTCGCTGCCTGGGGACTGCGTCGCCTCGATGACGGGCTGTTCAGTGCCTGCTATCTGGATCGGGAGCTGCTCGACAGCCTGTCTCCGGTCTCCGATAGTCCGCCCGGGGTCGACGAAGTGGTGGAACTCAGTCATCTGAGTGTCAGGCATCCGAAGGTACTTCTGGCCTTGATCCCACTGCTGGCGCAGGTTCTGGCAGAGATGAAATTCCGCTACCTGGTATGCACGGCCACCGGTTGTCTTACCCGCTTTTTCCAGAGGCGGGGGTTTTCCCCGCTGGTGCTCGCCGCAGCAGACCGGCAAAAGCTGGCCCCGGACGACCGCGACCGCTGGGGCACCTACTACGATCACAACCCCATGGTGCTTGCCGGTCGCATCGACAATGCGCTCGACAGCAGGCCTTCGCGATGA
- a CDS encoding AMP-binding protein: protein MTLLENAFTRYAGRPALMDEQGVITFAELQSQIFDWTRTLDELDARRVAFRLDNSPRWPALDLALLMTDRVAVPIPQFFSQRQVEHALVNSGADLLVTDDAPPEGLGLTAALPRSGEDGLYRIENASPVPLPAETAKLTYTSGTTGTPKGVCLSADTLVATAQGIAEALEPVRVQHHMSVLPLSLLLENVAGVYANLLNGGITTLLPLAALGLQGSSGIDLAGFVAAQNRVRPESLILVPQLLLALTAAAELGMQIPTSYRFVAVGGGKVSVSLLERARRAGIPAYEGYGLTECGSVVTLNLPGADRPGSVGRPLPHAQITEIGGRIHIRKPVLRGYTGDCVQAPGCVDTGDLGHIDADGFVHVHGRASNHYISAFGRNINPEWIEGELTAELPIGTAVVFGDGRPVNVALLLGRAGADEASVTAAVDRCNARLPDYAQIAAWKLVNAEVFRERGCLTENGRPRRVEVLAGYQHELEALFSGIEEFS from the coding sequence ATGACTCTGCTCGAAAACGCCTTCACCCGTTACGCGGGCCGCCCTGCGCTGATGGATGAGCAGGGTGTGATCACGTTCGCCGAACTGCAGTCTCAGATTTTCGACTGGACCCGCACACTGGATGAACTGGACGCCCGGCGCGTTGCCTTCCGGCTCGACAACTCACCCCGCTGGCCGGCGCTGGATCTCGCTCTGCTGATGACGGACCGGGTTGCGGTCCCGATTCCCCAGTTTTTCTCGCAGCGCCAGGTAGAACATGCTCTCGTAAACAGTGGTGCTGACCTCCTGGTTACTGATGACGCGCCTCCGGAGGGCCTGGGACTGACAGCCGCTCTGCCGCGCAGTGGAGAAGATGGTCTGTATCGAATTGAAAACGCATCGCCAGTACCGCTACCGGCAGAGACCGCAAAACTGACCTACACCTCGGGCACCACGGGCACTCCGAAGGGCGTGTGTCTGTCTGCAGATACACTGGTCGCCACTGCGCAAGGCATAGCAGAAGCGCTGGAACCTGTTCGTGTGCAGCATCACATGAGCGTGCTGCCGCTGTCGCTGCTGCTGGAAAACGTCGCCGGTGTCTATGCGAATCTGCTCAATGGCGGCATCACGACCCTGCTGCCCCTCGCGGCCCTTGGTCTGCAGGGTAGCAGCGGCATTGATCTGGCTGGCTTCGTGGCGGCCCAGAACCGTGTCAGACCGGAAAGTCTGATCCTGGTACCACAGCTGCTGCTGGCACTGACAGCGGCAGCAGAGCTCGGTATGCAGATACCCACCAGCTACCGGTTTGTTGCGGTGGGTGGCGGTAAAGTATCGGTCAGCCTGCTCGAACGGGCGCGTCGGGCTGGTATTCCCGCTTATGAAGGTTATGGCCTTACCGAATGCGGATCGGTTGTTACTCTGAATCTCCCGGGTGCAGACCGACCCGGCAGTGTGGGGCGACCCCTGCCCCATGCGCAGATTACGGAGATCGGAGGGCGAATCCATATCAGGAAGCCGGTGTTGCGCGGCTACACGGGAGACTGTGTGCAGGCCCCGGGTTGTGTGGATACCGGCGATCTCGGACATATCGATGCGGATGGCTTTGTCCACGTGCATGGCCGGGCCAGCAATCACTACATCAGCGCCTTCGGACGCAACATCAACCCGGAATGGATAGAAGGGGAGCTGACTGCGGAACTCCCCATAGGTACCGCGGTTGTATTTGGAGATGGCCGACCGGTGAATGTGGCACTGCTGCTGGGCCGGGCAGGGGCGGACGAAGCGTCAGTGACAGCCGCCGTCGACAGATGCAACGCGCGACTGCCGGACTATGCGCAGATTGCCGCCTGGAAACTGGTGAATGCGGAAGTGTTCCGTGAGCGCGGATGCCTGACCGAAAACGGACGACCACGTCGAGTCGAAGTACTCGCCGGCTATCAGCACGAGCTGGAAGCCCTGTTCAGTGGTATCGAGGAGTTCTCATGA
- a CDS encoding RNA polymerase sigma factor: MINKEDRALARLVAKGSEAAFRQFFDIYYPRLYRFCIRRLDENAAEDVAQMVITQAIRKISTYRGEASLFTWICQIARNQITRTYKNNARHSHVVAIEDNEYIRAEVESLEMDPLLTPEGANQQRQRQQLVQLILDHLPAQYGNVLELKYIEGLSVQEIAERLETTAIAVQSMLARARTAFQEQYRVLADEMQGMASMLNLGGEPQ; encoded by the coding sequence GTGATCAATAAGGAAGACAGGGCGCTGGCACGACTCGTTGCGAAAGGCAGCGAGGCCGCTTTCCGCCAGTTTTTCGACATCTATTATCCGCGCCTCTACCGCTTCTGCATACGCCGGCTCGACGAGAACGCCGCGGAAGACGTCGCGCAGATGGTAATCACCCAGGCGATCCGCAAAATCTCAACTTATCGGGGTGAGGCAAGTCTGTTCACCTGGATCTGCCAGATCGCACGCAACCAGATCACGCGTACTTACAAAAATAATGCAAGACACAGTCATGTAGTCGCGATTGAAGATAACGAGTACATCCGCGCCGAGGTCGAATCACTGGAGATGGATCCACTTCTGACGCCGGAAGGTGCCAATCAGCAGCGGCAGCGGCAACAGCTGGTTCAGCTCATACTCGATCATCTGCCGGCACAGTACGGCAACGTTCTGGAGTTGAAATACATCGAAGGGCTGAGCGTTCAGGAAATCGCCGAACGACTCGAAACAACCGCCATCGCCGTGCAGTCCATGCTCGCGCGGGCACGTACGGCCTTTCAGGAACAGTATCGGGTGCTCGCCGACGAAATGCAGGGTATGGCATCGATGCTGAATCTCGGGGGAGAACCACAATGA